A section of the Cygnus olor isolate bCygOlo1 chromosome 14, bCygOlo1.pri.v2, whole genome shotgun sequence genome encodes:
- the IK gene encoding protein Red, translating to MPERDGEPFSNPLAPDGHDVDDSHSFHQSKLTNEDFRKLLMTPRAAPTSAPPSKSRHHEMPREYNEDEDPAARRRKKKSYYAKLRQQEIERERELAEKYRDRAKERRDGVNKDYEETELISTTANYRAVGPTAEADKSAAEKRRQLIQESKFLGGDMEHTHLVKGLDFALLQKVRAEIASKEKEEEEMMEKPQKETKKDEDPENKIEFKTRLGRNIYRILFKNKAYERNELFLPGRMAYVVDLDDEYADTDIPTTLIRSKADCPTMEAQTTLTTNDIVISKLTQILSYLRQGTRNKKLKKKDKGKLDEKKPPEADMNIFEDIGDYVPSTAKMPRDKERERYRERERDRDRERDRDRDRDRDRDRERDREEEKKRHSYFEKPKADDEPTDIDKGPGSAKELIKSINEKFAGAAGWEGTESLKKPEDKKQLGDFFGMSNSYAECYPATMDDMAVDSDEEVDYSKMDQGNKKGPLGRWDFDTQEEYSEYMNNKEALPKAAFQYGIKMSEGRKTRRFKETNDKAELDRQWKKISAIIEKRKKLEADGVEVKRPKY from the exons GGGCACGACGTGGACGACTCGCACTCCTTCCACCA GTCCAAGCTGACCAATGAAGACTTTCGGAAGCTTCTCATGACCCCGCGGGCTGCGCCAACGTCGGCACCACCATCCAAATCTCGCCACCATGA GATGCCCCGGGAGTACAATGAAGATGAAGATCCAGCTGCTcgcagaaggaagaagaaaag CTATTACGCAAAGCTGCGCCAGCAGGAAATAGAACGCGAAAGAGAGCTGGCTGAGAAGTACAGGGACCGAGCCAAGGAGAGAAGAGATGGCGTGAACAAGGACTATGAGGAGACAGAGCTGATCAGCACAACTGCCAACTACAGGGCTGTGGGGCCCACTGCAGAGGC GGATAAatctgctgcagagaagaggagacagTTGATCCAGGAGTCCAAGTTCTTGGGTGGTGACATGGAACACACTCActtggtgaagggtctggacTTTGCGCTGTTGCAGAAG GTGCGGGCTGAGATTGccagcaaagagaaggaagaggaggaaatgatGGAGAAGCCCCAGAAAGAAACTAA aaaagatgaagatCCTGAGAACAAAATTGAGTTTAAGACCCGCTTAG gTCGCAACATCTACCGCATTCTGTTCAAGAACAAAGCCTACGAGCGGAATGAGCTGTTCCTGCCAGGGCGGATGGCCTACGTGGTAGATCTGGACGATGAGTATGCTGACACTGATATCCCAACCACGCTGATCCGGAGCAAGGCTGACTGCCCCACCATGGAG GCGCAAACTACGCTAACAACAAATGACATTGTCATCAGCAAGCTAACACAGATCCTCTCCTATCTCAGGCAAGGGACCCGTAACAAGAAGCTcaagaagaaagacaaag GGAAGCTGGATGAGAAGAAACCCCCTGAAGCTGATATGAA TATCTTTGAAGACATTGGGGATTATGTGCCCTCCACTGCAAAGATGCCACGGGATAAGGAACGGGAGAGATATCGTGAGAGAGAGCGTGACAGGGACCGGGAGCGTGACAGGGACCGGGATAGGGACCGGGACAGGGACCGGGAGCGTGATCgtgaggaggaaaagaagaggcaCAGCTACTTTGAGAAGCCCAAGGCTGATGATGAG CCCACGGATATTGACAAAG gaCCTGGCTCGGCCAAGGAGCTCATCAAGTCCATCAATGAGAAgtttgctggagctgctggctgggaaggAACAGAGTC ATTGAAGAAGCCGGAAGACAAGAAACAGCTGGGAGACTTCTTTGGCATGTCGAACAGCTATGCTGAGTGCTACCCTGCTAC AATGGATGACATGGCTGTGGACAGCGATGAAGAGGTGGACTACAGCAAAATGGATCAG ggtAACAAGAAAGGGCCTCTGGGCCGCTGGGACTTCGATACCCAGGAGGAGTACAGCGAATACATGAACAACAAGGAGGCTCTGCCCAA GGCAGCCTTCCAGTACGGGATCAAGATGTCTGAGGGACGTAAAACCCGTCGTTTCAAGGAGACAAATGACAAGGCAGAGCTGGACCGGCAGTGGAAGAAGATCAGTGCA atcatcgagaagaggaagaagctgGAGGCCGATGG GGTCGAGGTGAAAAGGCCCAAGTACTGA
- the WDR55 gene encoding WD repeat-containing protein 55 codes for MAAAAEEEHPAGPRLRDTPEDICLEAAANAIALHPARALLAAGDVDGDVYLYCYSCVPGDTRQLWSSGHHLKSCRDVAFSPDGQRLLTVSKDKAIHILTAEDGRLETRIAKAHSAALNCVLPVDHHLLATGDDGGELKVWDLRKGEAILEARQHEEYISAMAVDGNGKILLTASGDGTMGVFNIKRRRFELLSEPQNGDLTSVVLLKRGKKVACGSSEGTIYLFNWDGFGATSDRFALRAESVDCMVPITESIVCTGSLDGVIRAVNILPNRVLGCVGQHTGEPIEQLAVAPDGQLLASCAHDQKVKFWDISSLGSMVVDEYRKKKKRGGPLKALSSKATGSGEDFFADLREEQEATAETATGSDSDDSD; via the exons atggcggcggcggcggaggag gagCACCCCGCGGGCCCGCGGCTCCGCGACACGCCCGAGGACATCTGCCTGGAGGCGGCGGCCAACGCCATCGCCCTGCACCCGGCGCGGGCCCTGCTGGCGGCGGGGGACGTGGACGGCGACGTGTACCT GTACTGCTACTCCTGCGTGCCGGGGGACACCCGCCAGCTCTGGTCCTCGGGACACCACCTCAAGTCGTGCCGGGACGTCGCCTTCTCCCCCGACGGGCAGA GGCTCCTCACGGTGTCCAAGGACAAGGCCATCCACATCCTGACGGCGGAGGACGGGCGGCTGGAGACGCGCATCGCCAAGGCCCACAG CGCGGCCCTCAACTGCGTGCTGCCCGTCGATCACCACCTCCTCGCCACGGGTGACGACGGCGGAGAGCTCAAGGTGTGGGACCTGCGCAAGGGGGAGGCCATCCTGGAGGCCCGGCAGCATGAGGAGTATATCAGCGCCATGGCCGTGGATGGGAACGGGAAGATCCTGCTCACCGCCAG TGGTGATGGCACCATGGGAGTCTTCAACATTAAGAGGCGTCGCTTTGAGCTGCTCTCTGAGCCACAGAATGGGGACCTGACATCTGTCGTGCTGCTGAAG agaggaaagaaagtggCTTGTGGCTCTAGCGAAGGAACCATCTACCTCTTCAACTGGGATGGCTTTGGGGCCACCAGCGACCGCTTTGCTCTGAGGGCTGAGTCAGTTGACTGCATGGTCCCCATCACGGAGAGCATTGTGTGCACAGGGTCCCTTGACGGAGTCATCAG GGCGGTGAACATCTTGCCCAACCGGGTCCTGGGGTGCGTTGGGCAGCACACGGGGGAGCCCATTGAGCAGTTGGCTGTGGCCCCAGAcgggcagctcctggccagcTGTGCCCATGACCAGAAGGTGAAGTTCTGGGACATCTCCTCCCTGGGCTCCATGGTGGTGGACGAATACCGGAAGAAGAAGAAGCGGGGTGGCCCGCTGAAGGCCCTGAGCAGTAAAGCCACAGGCAGCGGAGAGGACTTCTTTGCAGACCTACgagaggagcaggaggccaCGGCAGAAACAGCGACAGGAAGCGACAGCGATGATAGTGACTGA